DNA from Candidatus Methylacidiphilales bacterium:
TCGTGATTGGCTCGATCGCGGAGAGGCGGGGACATGACGTATTTTGCGCCTTCGAAGTCGGGGCGTTGGGTATAGCTGTGGTCGAGGACGAGGTATTGGATGAGGGTCTCGATCCAGCAGGCAACGCCGCGTTGGCGTGCTCCTAGGGCCTCTTGAAGAGCTTCGGCGCAGCTTAAGTGAACGATATAAACGGGAGCCCCTGTGAGCTCAGCAAAGGTGAGCAGATGGCGCGTGCCTTCCGCTTCGACGCGCGGCGGGCGGCTGTGGTAGTGGTATTCGGGAGCTGTTTTGCCTTCGGAGAGGAGTTGCTTTTGAAGCTCGGCGATGAGGTCGGCGTTTTCGCAGTGGGCGGTGGTGATGACGCCGAGGGATCGAGCCAGCCGGAGAGTGTGGTAAAGTTCTGTGTCATTGATGCCGAGCGCGCCTTTGTAAGCGAGGAAGACTTTGAAACTGGCGACACCATCGGCGACGATTTGTCTAAGGGCATCGGGCGTGGATTCATCAAATCGTGTGACGCCCATGTGAAAGGTGTAGTCGCATGCGCTTTTGCCAGCTGCCTGAGAATGCCACAGTTGATAGGCTTCAAGAGGGTCATCGTTTCGAGCCGGGCAGATCATTTCAATGAGTGTGGTCGTGCCACCAAGAAGAGCTGCTCGGCTTGCGGTCGGATAAGTGTCTTTGGCATATGTTCCCATGAATGGAAGGTAAATGTGAACGTGGGGATCGATGAAACCAGGGAAGATATATTTGTCCCGAGCATCGATAATTGTGGCGTCGGGAGGCGGCTCAATTCGTGGAGCGATGGCGGTGATCGTCTGGTCTTCGCAGTAGATGTCGGCACGGTAACGATCGGTTGCGGTGATAATTTCGCCGTTTTGAATAAGGAGAGGCATAGGGTTTTTAAGAATTGTCTCGCCTTAGGCGAACTTTGGCGAGCGAAATCAAGGGTGAGGGGGGATCGGAGCAATAAGGCCAGCTTGGAGTTGTTCTTGATATTCCTTCCAAGTGAGCGGCGGTCGATTGGTGGGGACAGGAGTCATCGTGATGCAGCCATCTACTGGGCAGACGAGGGAGCAGAGGTTGCAGCCGACGCAGTCTTCCTGGCGTATTTTTGGGATGGGTTTACTTGGGATGGGACTCGGGCTGCGCTCGAGGCCTATGGACGCTGGATCTACGAGGTCGATGGATTGATAGGCACCGTCTTCACAGGCGATATAGCAGAGGTTGCAACCGATGCATCGGCTGTAATCAATGTGGGCGACGCGTTTGTAGTGGAGGTCTAGGTTTTCCCATTTGGTGACGTTGGGCACGGCACGTCCGCGGAAGTCGTCGAGCGTTTGGAATCCTTTGCTGGACATGTATTCAGCAAGACCATCGATGAGATCTTGGACGATGCGGAAACCATAATGCATAATGGCCGTGCAGACTTGAACTGTGGAAGCGCCGAGAGCGATGAATTCTGCTGCATCACGCCAAGTAGTGATGCCGCCGATGCCAGAGATCGGAAGATTGACTTGAGGATCGCTCGCACAGGATTGCACCATATGTAAGGCGATAGGTTTAACTGCCGGACCGCAGTAGCCTCCGGATGTGCTGAGGCCGTTGACGTAGGGCTCGGGTGTAAAATGGTCGAGGTTTACGTTGGTGATGCTTTTGA
Protein-coding regions in this window:
- the hydA gene encoding dihydropyrimidinase — encoded protein: MPLLIQNGEIITATDRYRADIYCEDQTITAIAPRIEPPPDATIIDARDKYIFPGFIDPHVHIYLPFMGTYAKDTYPTASRAALLGGTTTLIEMICPARNDDPLEAYQLWHSQAAGKSACDYTFHMGVTRFDESTPDALRQIVADGVASFKVFLAYKGALGINDTELYHTLRLARSLGVITTAHCENADLIAELQKQLLSEGKTAPEYHYHSRPPRVEAEGTRHLLTFAELTGAPVYIVHLSCAEALQEALGARQRGVACWIETLIQYLVLDHSYTQRPDFEGAKYVMSPPLRDRANHEVLWNALRQGFIHTVATDHAPFDFRGQKDLGRDNFTLIPNGIPSLEDRITVLYTYGVRRHHIDLHQFVAAASTQAAKIFGLYPRKGTIQLGSDADLVIFDPHYKTTISARTHHMNVDYNPFEGWPLEGRAETVTVRGRIMVRDGQFIGEMGYGQFLRRTPHYHC
- the preA gene encoding NAD-dependent dihydropyrimidine dehydrogenase subunit PreA, coding for MPDLSASLAGIRSPNPFWVASGPPSNTAYQCHRAFEAGWGGLVWKTIGDPTPNVGSRYSALHYHQHRMVGFNNIELISERAPETNFKEIYECKKRWPDRAIVASLMVDTRERWHDFVDRAIDAGADGIELNFGCPHGMCERGMGSAVGQNPDVIEVITSWVMEKAAGKIPVIVKLTPNITQITDAARAASRGGANAISLINTIKSITNVNLDHFTPEPYVNGLSTSGGYCGPAVKPIALHMVQSCASDPQVNLPISGIGGITTWRDAAEFIALGASTVQVCTAIMHYGFRIVQDLIDGLAEYMSSKGFQTLDDFRGRAVPNVTKWENLDLHYKRVAHIDYSRCIGCNLCYIACEDGAYQSIDLVDPASIGLERSPSPIPSKPIPKIRQEDCVGCNLCSLVCPVDGCITMTPVPTNRPPLTWKEYQEQLQAGLIAPIPPHP